The Shewanella algae DNA segment CCGGCAACTCAGCCTGGAAGTCGCCCGCAGCAAAGAGGTGGACATTCGCCCTATCCGTGATACCCAGAGAGAAAAAGAACTCTTGGCCAGGCTGGTTCGCCAAGGGCGGGAACAGGGGCTGGATGCCCACTATGTCATCAGTCTGTACCAGGCCATTATTGAAGATTCTGTACTGAACCAGCAAGCCTACCTACAGGGCAGAGCCAATCCCGAAACCCAGAAACAGCAATACTGCATCGCCTATTTGGGCGCCAGAGGTTCATATTCCTACCTGGCCGCCAGCCGCTACTGTCAACGCCGTCAGGTAGAGATGCAGGATCTGGGTTGTCAGAACTTCGATGATATAGTGCAGGCCGTCGAGTCCGGCCATGCCGACTATGGTTTTCTGCCGATAGAAAACACCTCATCCGGCTCAATCAACGAAGTCTACGATGTGTTGCAGCACACCAGCCTGGCTATTGTGGGTGAAACCACTATAGAAGTGGGTCACTGTCTGCTGGCCAAAGCGGGAAGCAAGCTTGCGGATATTAAAACCGTCTACGCCCACCCCCAACCCATCAGCCAATGTAGCCGCTACCTGAGCCGCCATCCCGACTTTCGTCTGGAATATTGCGCCAGCAGCGCCGAGGCAATGGAAAAAGTTCTCCAGGGCGATAACACTGTGGCCGCTATCGGCTCCAGTGAAGGCGGCGCCCTCTACCAGTTGGAACCTCTGGAGCAGGAACTGGCCAATCAAAAAATCAACCAGAGCCGCTTTATCGTAGTGGCCCGCAAGGCGATAGAAGTGCCGGAGCAACTGCCGGCCAAGACTACTCTGATTATGGCCACCGGTCAGAAGCCAGGCGCCTTGGTGGAAGCCTTGCTGATCCTTAAAGATCACAACCTCAATATGAGTAAGCTGGAGTCACGCCCTATCCCGGGCACGCCTTGGGAAGAGATGTTTTATCTGGATGTCGATGCCAATCTGGCATCCATAGCTATGCAGCAAGCACTTGCCGAGCTTGAGCGGCTCACCCGCTTTATCAAGGTACTTGGCTGTTACCCTTGTGAGACGGTCGAGCCAACCCAGCTGAGTCACAGCCAACTGTTGATTGAACCTGAGAGTTCCAGGCAGGACAGCGCCAAACCGTCACCCCAGAGACATTCCCGCCACTATAAACCGGCCAGCACAGAAATTAGTTGCGGCCAGCTCAAACTGGGGCAAGGCCAGTTCGCCGCCTTGGCGCAACTGAACCTCCCCATAGATGCAGCCAGCTTTGCCCCAAGCGCCAAGGCCCTCAGGGAAGCGGGATTTCAAGGGGTGGTTCTCAGCACACTGACGCGCCAACCCAATGCCAAACAGCAACTGCCCAAGTTGCAGAGCCTGTTAAACCAAGCCGGGCTGCAGAGCATTGTTGCCTTGGAGCATGCAGAAGATCTGGCTCTGGCCCAGACTGCGGCCGACATGCTGCTGCTCAGCGGTAAACAGATGTACAACACAGAACTGCTCAATGCGCTTGGCGGACAGAACCTGCCGGTAATATTGGAGCGTAATCCCATGGCCAGTCAACAGGATTGGCTGGCCAGCGCAGATACCCTGCTCGCCGGCGGGAATCAGCAGTTAATCCTCTGTGATGCAGGGGTCAGTGGATTGAATCAACCAGAACAACTTGTGTTGGATCTCGCCGCCCTGGTGGAACTAAAAACCCAGAGCCACCTGCCGCTATTGGTAAATCCAAGCCTGTGCCTCAGCCCAAGCAGCAGTGAGCAAACACTGACGGCTCAGGCCTTGGCTATCAAGGCGTTGGGCGTAGATGGTTTAATCATCGCAGCCGATGTCCGTCATCCACAGCAACATGCAGGCTTAATCGCCAAGCTGTATCAGACAGCCTGAGTCGATTCGGCAGCGGCTTTACCGGCCTCTGCCGCCTCACGGCTGCGGCGGATCAAACGGGAAACCGTTGAGCCCTGCACCATGATAGAAAAGACCACCACGGCATAGGTCATTACCAGCAAGAGATCCCTGAGCTCCAGCTCGGGGGTCAGCACTATCCCAGCCGGAATACTCATGGCCATAGCCAGCGCCAGGCCGCCCTTGAGCCCGCCCCAGATCAGGATCCCCTCCGCGCCTTGGCTGTATTGCCGCATACGCCGGAACCCCAGATAAGGTAAGTACACGCTGACACATCTTCCCAACAACACCACAGGGATACTCAGCAGCACAAACCACCAGAGTTGCATATCCAGATGGGTCAACAGTAACAGGAGTCCCAATAGCAGGAACAAGAGCGAATTGAAGAAGTGTTCAAGCAGGCCCCAGAACCTTTGCAGCAATATTCTCCCCGTGACCCCAAAGCATTTTGGCACGGTGAAATTCCCCAGCACGATTCCTGCGGCCACCATGGCCAGAGGGCCGGACACCGAGAGCTTTTCTGCCATCACATAACCTGCGGTCGGCACCACCAAGGTAATCAAGAGTCTCTGGGTTTCTTCATCCATGAGTTT contains these protein-coding regions:
- a CDS encoding chorismate mutase; its protein translation is MNKVPSLERIRDDITTLDRDLLALLAKRRQLSLEVARSKEVDIRPIRDTQREKELLARLVRQGREQGLDAHYVISLYQAIIEDSVLNQQAYLQGRANPETQKQQYCIAYLGARGSYSYLAASRYCQRRQVEMQDLGCQNFDDIVQAVESGHADYGFLPIENTSSGSINEVYDVLQHTSLAIVGETTIEVGHCLLAKAGSKLADIKTVYAHPQPISQCSRYLSRHPDFRLEYCASSAEAMEKVLQGDNTVAAIGSSEGGALYQLEPLEQELANQKINQSRFIVVARKAIEVPEQLPAKTTLIMATGQKPGALVEALLILKDHNLNMSKLESRPIPGTPWEEMFYLDVDANLASIAMQQALAELERLTRFIKVLGCYPCETVEPTQLSHSQLLIEPESSRQDSAKPSPQRHSRHYKPASTEISCGQLKLGQGQFAALAQLNLPIDAASFAPSAKALREAGFQGVVLSTLTRQPNAKQQLPKLQSLLNQAGLQSIVALEHAEDLALAQTAADMLLLSGKQMYNTELLNALGGQNLPVILERNPMASQQDWLASADTLLAGGNQQLILCDAGVSGLNQPEQLVLDLAALVELKTQSHLPLLVNPSLCLSPSSSEQTLTAQALAIKALGVDGLIIAADVRHPQQHAGLIAKLYQTA